GGCCGATGAACGCGCCCTGGTGATCCTGGACGAGATCGGGCGCGGCACTGCCACCTATGACGGGCTGTCCATCGCCTGGGCGGTTTTGGAACACCTGCACGAGGTGAACCGCGCCCGCGCCCTGTTCGCCACCCACTATCACGAGATGACGGAGCTGGCGAAACGCCTGTCGGGCGTGGAAAATGCGACCGTCGCGGTACGTGAACACGACGGCGACGTTATTTTCCTGCACGAAGTGCGCATGGGCGCCGCCGACCGCAGCTATGGCGTGCAGGTCGGGCGCCTGGCCGGCCTGCCCGAGAGCGTCGTCACCCGGGCCCGCGATGTCCTCGCCTCCCTGGAAGAAAACGCGCGCGGCGGAAAGGCACCCCGCGCCATCATCGATGATCTGCCGCTCTTCGCCGCTGCCCCGCCGCCACCTGCCCCGACCAAGCTGCCCGAAGGATTACAGGCCATGGCTGCGCTTATGGAGACTGTGCATCCCGACGATTTATCCCCGCGCGAGGCGCTCGAGTTGATTTACAAACTGAAAGAGGCGTCCCGCGATTAAGCGGAACGCCTCTGGTGTCTGTTGCTGGGGGCTTTGCCCCCGTCTCCGTGTCGGAGACTCCCCCGGAGTATTTTCGGCCAGATGATGAAGAGCCTGGCTCTTTCATCTGGCAAGAAATACTCTCGCCGAAGGCCTCCCGGCGTCAGCCGGGATTGGAGCTAACGCCGACCTGGGCCGGTCGCAGAAGGCGGTCGTGCAGCATGAAGCCTTCTGCCGAGACCTGGATGATCTCGCCGGCCTTGGTGCCGGGCAGCGGGGCTTCGAACATGGCCTCGTGGTGGTTCGGGTCGAACTTTTCGCCGACAGCCGGCGTAATCGTCACGATGCCGTGTTTGCGGAAGACGTTGACCAGTTCGCGCATGGTCAGCTCGATGCCTTCCAGCAGGGCCGCGTTTTCTTCGGTCTTCTCGCCCATGGCTTCGAGCGCGCGCTTCATGTTGTCGTAGACCGGCAGCATGTCGCGGGACAGCTTGGAGCCGCCATATTGCTCGGCTTCCCTGCGTTGCTTTTCAGCCCGCTTGCGGGCGTTTTCCGCATCGGCCAGCACGCGCATGAACTTGTCGCGGAAGGCATCCCGTTCAGCGATCACCGCGTCAAGCTCGGCCGCCTCGCCGTCGATCTCTTCTTCTTCCGCAGCATAGGCTTCTGCCTCTGCCGCTTCGAGATCGTCCAGAAAGTCTTCGTCCTTCGGCTCTGCCATTCTTCACCTCTTTCGTCGGTCACGCGCGGTCGGAGATCATCCGTCCGACCAGCTGTGCCGTGTAATCCACGATCGGAACGATCCGTCCGTAATTGAGCCGTGTGGGCCCGATCACGCCGACCGCACCGATGATCTTTCGATCCGCGTTCATATAGGGAGACACCACCAGAGAGGAACCGGAAAGTGAGAAAAGTTTGTTCTCTGAACCGATAAAAATGCGCACACCGTCGCCATCCTCGGTCAGTTCGAGGAATTCAGCGATGTCCCGCTTGCGTTCCAGGTCATCGAACAGGATGCGGATGCGATCAAGGTCTTCCTGTTCGCCTTCCAGCAGATTCGCCCGACCGCGTACGATCAGCCGCTCCTCATGCACGCCCTCGCCTTCCCAGACCGCCAGGCCGCTGTCGACCAACGCCCGCGCCAGCCCGTCGATCTGCTGCTTTCGGGTGTCGATTTCCTGCGCGACGACGCCCTTGATGTCCGAAAGCGTGCGCCCCTCCAGCGCCGCGTTCAGGAAATTCGCGGCCTCGCGCATCGAACTGGGGGTTTGCCCCGGCGGCGGCGTGAAAAGCCGATTTTCCACGTGACCATCAGCAAAGACCAGCACCACCAGGGCGCGATCATGGCCCAGGGAAACGAATTCTATGTGCTTGATCGGTGCCTCGTGCTTGGGCGCCAGCACCAGAGACGCGCCCCGTGTGGCAAAGCTGAGCGCGGATCCGATCCGGTCCAGCATCGCCCCCACATCGCCGCCGTTGCCGACCGTTGCGTCGATCTTTTCGCGGTCCGACATGTCCAGATCACCCACCTCGAGCAGACCATCGACGAACATCCGCAGGCCGGACTGGGTCGGCACCCGCCCGGCGCTGATATGGGGACTGTCTAGCAAGCCGAGGTATTCCAGATCCTGCATCACGTTGCGGATCGTGGCCGCCGAGACCTTTTCGCTCATCATCCGGGTCAGGGTGCGGGATCCAACGGGCTCTCCGTTCGCCAGATAGCCTTCGACAACCCGCCGAAACACCTCGCGCGAGCGGTCATTCATCTCATCAAGGATCGAATTTTTTGCTACCATTACCTCAACCACTACCGGAGGGTCATTAAAGAGCACCCGGTACAAAGGTCAACGGGGCTTGCCTTCCAAGGGTCCCCGCGCCTATCAGGGACCGCAAATTCAGGGAGGCACCATGCGACCGTCTGGTAGAGATTTAAGCGAAATGCGTCAGGTTTCAATCGAGATCGACGTGACGAAACATGCGGAAGGCTCCTGCCTGATCAAGGTTGGCGATACCCATGTGCTGTGCACCGCGACGCTGGAAGCCCGCGTGCCGCCCTTCATCAAGGGGTCCGGCCTGGGCTGGGTCACGGCAGAATACGGCATGCTGCCCCGGTCAACCACGTCGCGGATGCGGCGCGAGGCTGCTGCGGGCAAGCAAGGCGGAAGAACCGTTGAAATTCAAAGACTTATCGGAAGATCCCTGCGCGCTGGCGTGGATCGCGTTGCCCTTGGGGAACGCCAGATCACGATCGATTGCGATGTGTTGCAGGCCGATGGCGGGACGCGCTGCGCCTCGATCACCGGGGGCTGGGTTGCCCTGCGCCTAGCGGTCAACAAGCTGATGAAGGCCGGCGATGTGATCTCTGATCCGCTGGTCGACCCGGTGGCGGCCGTGTCTTGCGGGATCTATGCGGGGCAGCCGGTGCTGGACCTCGACTACCCCGAGGACAGCGAAGCCGGCGTTGACGGAAACTTTGTCATGACCGGCACCGGCAAGCTGATCGAAGTGCAGATGTCCGCCGAAGGGTCTGTCTTTTCCCGCGATCAGATGAACCAGTTGATGGATCTGGCCGAAAAAGGCGTAGCAGAACTCGCCGCCCTGCAGAAAGAGGCCACCGGTGCGTAAGTTCGACGGCGAAACGCTGGTCCTCGCCAGCCATAACAAGGGCAAGCTGCGCGAAATCGCGGAGCTTCTCGCCCCCTATGGCATCAAGGTCAGCTCTGCCGCCGATCATGGGCTGGAAGAGCCGGTCGAAGATCAGGATACCTTCATCGGCAATGCCCGTATCAAGGCGCATTACGCCGCCAAGGCCACCGGCCTGCCCGCCCTGTCCGATGACAGCGGAATCTCGGTCGACGCGCTGGACGGTGCCCCTGGTGTCTATACCGCCGATTGGGCCGAAACACCGACGGGGCGCGACTTCCCCATGGCGATGCGAAAGACCTGGGATGCGCTGGAGGCCAAATCTGCACCCTCCCCGCGTCGCGCGGCCTTTAACTGCACCTTCTGTCTGGCCTGGCCGGATGGGCATGACGAATTGTTCGTCGGCAAGGTCGAT
The Pseudooceanicola algae genome window above contains:
- the rph gene encoding ribonuclease PH, which produces MRPSGRDLSEMRQVSIEIDVTKHAEGSCLIKVGDTHVLCTATLEARVPPFIKGSGLGWVTAEYGMLPRSTTSRMRREAAAGKQGGRTVEIQRLIGRSLRAGVDRVALGERQITIDCDVLQADGGTRCASITGGWVALRLAVNKLMKAGDVISDPLVDPVAAVSCGIYAGQPVLDLDYPEDSEAGVDGNFVMTGTGKLIEVQMSAEGSVFSRDQMNQLMDLAEKGVAELAALQKEATGA
- the rdgB gene encoding RdgB/HAM1 family non-canonical purine NTP pyrophosphatase, translating into MRKFDGETLVLASHNKGKLREIAELLAPYGIKVSSAADHGLEEPVEDQDTFIGNARIKAHYAAKATGLPALSDDSGISVDALDGAPGVYTADWAETPTGRDFPMAMRKTWDALEAKSAPSPRRAAFNCTFCLAWPDGHDELFVGKVDGQVVWPMRGTDGHGYDPIFMPDGYDITFGEMDGAEKNRISHRADAFAKLKACFE
- the hrcA gene encoding heat-inducible transcriptional repressor HrcA, with translation MVAKNSILDEMNDRSREVFRRVVEGYLANGEPVGSRTLTRMMSEKVSAATIRNVMQDLEYLGLLDSPHISAGRVPTQSGLRMFVDGLLEVGDLDMSDREKIDATVGNGGDVGAMLDRIGSALSFATRGASLVLAPKHEAPIKHIEFVSLGHDRALVVLVFADGHVENRLFTPPPGQTPSSMREAANFLNAALEGRTLSDIKGVVAQEIDTRKQQIDGLARALVDSGLAVWEGEGVHEERLIVRGRANLLEGEQEDLDRIRILFDDLERKRDIAEFLELTEDGDGVRIFIGSENKLFSLSGSSLVVSPYMNADRKIIGAVGVIGPTRLNYGRIVPIVDYTAQLVGRMISDRA
- a CDS encoding nucleotide exchange factor GrpE, producing the protein MAEPKDEDFLDDLEAAEAEAYAAEEEEIDGEAAELDAVIAERDAFRDKFMRVLADAENARKRAEKQRREAEQYGGSKLSRDMLPVYDNMKRALEAMGEKTEENAALLEGIELTMRELVNVFRKHGIVTITPAVGEKFDPNHHEAMFEAPLPGTKAGEIIQVSAEGFMLHDRLLRPAQVGVSSNPG